From a single Gemmatimonadaceae bacterium genomic region:
- a CDS encoding MarR family EPS-associated transcriptional regulator, translated as MPVPDSSLLNTLRALDGSPQLTQRELARELGVSLGKANYCLRALLAKGLVKAHNFRNSTNKRGYAYLLTPDGVAAKASLTRRFLALKREEYDALRAEIEQLQAESETAAKAG; from the coding sequence ATGCCGGTACCCGACTCCTCGCTCCTGAACACGCTGCGCGCGCTCGACGGTAGCCCCCAGCTCACGCAGCGGGAGCTGGCACGCGAGCTGGGCGTGAGCCTGGGGAAGGCGAATTACTGCCTGCGCGCGCTGCTGGCCAAGGGCCTGGTGAAGGCGCACAACTTTCGCAACAGCACCAACAAACGTGGTTACGCATACCTCCTGACGCCTGACGGAGTGGCTGCGAAGGCGAGTCTGACGCGGCGATTTCTGGCGCTCAAGCGCGAGGAATACGACGCGCTGCGGGCAGAGATCGAGCAGCTGCAGGCGGAGAGCGAGACCGCGGCAAAAGCAGGGTAG